The Aquidulcibacter paucihalophilus genome has a window encoding:
- a CDS encoding molecular chaperone DnaJ, with translation MSLVWLALAAIAVWALVRLGRQTERRGRGHWRITATLFSAVLIAGAVLLAARGSWLPAAALAGAGIWLTLSSRQRAPAPRTEAMSPAEARSLLGVSADATPQEINTAWKRLMGRAHPDQGGTEGLASRLNAARDRLLKP, from the coding sequence TTGAGCCTCGTCTGGCTGGCGCTGGCGGCGATCGCTGTCTGGGCGCTGGTCCGGCTGGGTCGTCAGACTGAACGACGGGGCCGCGGCCACTGGCGCATCACCGCCACCCTGTTCAGCGCCGTGCTGATCGCCGGTGCGGTCCTGCTCGCGGCCCGGGGTTCATGGCTGCCGGCCGCCGCCCTCGCCGGGGCCGGCATCTGGCTGACCCTGTCCTCGCGCCAGCGCGCGCCGGCACCCCGGACCGAGGCGATGAGTCCAGCCGAGGCCCGCTCTCTCCTCGGTGTTTCGGCTGATGCGACGCCGCAGGAGATCAACACGGCCTGGAAGCGGCTGATGGGCCGCGCTCACCCCGATCAGGGCGGCACGGAAGGCCTGGCCTCCCGTCTGAACGCCGCCCGTGACCGGCTGCTGAAGCCCTAG